DNA sequence from the Bacteroidia bacterium genome:
GAGTAATTCCGGAATATTAGGAACATAACTTAGACGCATCCAGTTGATAAAATTATCGAAATGAGGATCGACTTCCTTATCCTTAACTGCATGAATAGCTTTTGCCATGTTACCTTCTGACAAAATGGAGGCATCTGCGGCTGATTGAGGATTGATGCCAAAATTTTCGATTAGGAAAGTTTCTATTTCGGCGGTAGAAGGGGCCATAATTTTCACCAACTGCACACGGGAAAGGATGGTTGGCAAAATGGAATCGAGTGCTTCTGAAACCAGGATAAAAACAACTCCGGGAGGTGGTTCTTCCAGAATTTTAAGCAAACGGTTGGAGCTGGAAGCATTCATTTTTTCAGGCAGCCAGATAATTACCACCCTGTTTCCGCCTTCATAGGCTTTTAGTGAAAGTTTGCGGATTATTTCAGAACTTTCTTCTGCCCTGATTTCCAATTGTCTATTTTCCAATTCCAAGGTTTCCATCCAGTCGTAAAGTCGAATGTAGGGATTGGATTGGAGCAATGTTCTCCAGTGGAGGAGGTAGTCGTTGCTGGTTGCCTTTTTGATATCTTCCGAATTGACCACCGGGAAAGCCCAATGCAAATCCGGGTGTCCGAGTTTACTCACCTTTATGCAGGCCGGACATTCTCCGCAGCTATCCGTATCGGATCGGTTTGAGCAAAACAGGTATTGAGCGAAAGCCCAGGCCATAGCCAAATTTCCGGAACCTTCGGCGCCTGCAAACATGAGGGCATGACTTATTCGGCCTTGTTGGGCATTGTGAATAAGCTTGGCTTTGGTTTCATCCCTTCCGGGTATTTGGGAAAATTGCACGATGCAAAGGTAGGCAAGGATTAAAATTCCGACCAACAAACCTAAAAATTTGATGAACAACCTTTGCAATGAAACAAAAACTGAGTAACAAAAAACAATACAACTAATTAATTTACAATGCATTAAACTATATATTTGGCTTAATATGATTTATTTGCTTTGTTATATTTATTTTGAATGTGTTTTTCATAATTATTTGATATTCATCTATACTATTTTAAATTTTGTCTAATTTTTTAATCATTATTTTATATAACATGGTAAAAATAGTCAAACAATCAAATCTTAGAAATCATGAAAACGCTAAACACCCAATTCGAAGGAACAGTAGCCAACTTTGGTGATTCATTAATGTTCAGAGCTAATTACCAATCGGTGGTAGTGCCAACAGAAGACATTTTGTATATTCAGGCATTGGCGGATTATGTTATCATCAAAACAGCTCAGGCAAAGCACATTACTCTAGCCACCATGAAAGACATGGCGAATTTGCTTCAAGGACGCGGATTTATAAGAACTCACCGGAGTTACATTGTGAACATCGATCACATTCAAAAATTCAAAGGCTCAACAGTAGTGTTGGACAATGAGAGTTCGAAAATTGCCATTCCGGTTGGCAGAGCTTTCAAAAAAGAATTCCGTCAAAGCATGGCAGCCTAGTTGTAAAACTTTCTTAATATTTTTTGTTGGTTGAAGTATGTTTAAATATCTTTGTGGATACTTAAATTATCCAATTCAACCAAAATGAAGAAAAAACTACTTGTCTTAGGCACCATGATGATTGCTACATTTAGCAGTCTTCTTGCCCAAACACGCTACTGTGACGAAGTTTTCTCCGGAGTTTCCGTTACTGACAGTGTTGTGTATGCCACCAACAAAATTTATTTTCCATTTCCAACCGGTATTCCACCTCAAGGCGACTTGTATATGGAGTTATACCAACCGGTAGGTGATACGGCTACTGCCAGACCATTGGCCATCGTTTTACACACCGGAAGCTTTTTACCTCAACCTTACAACCAAGGTGTTACCGGAAGCCGCAAAGACAGTAACATTGTTGAAACCTGTAAACGTTTTGCACGCCGTGGTTTCGTTGCAGCCGCTGTTTCTTATCGTTTGGGCTGGAACCCGCTTACTTCTGACCAGGACGTTCGTACCTCTACCTTATTAAAGGCAGTTTACAGAGCGGTTCAGGATGTTCGTTCCAGTGTTCGATATTTCAGAAAAGATGCTGCCACCAGCAATAACTACAAAATTGACCCAAACAAAATTATCATCATGGGTTACGGATCGGGAGGTTATATTGCTCTTGCTTCTGCTACTCTTGATAAATGGGAAGAAGTTACACTTCCAAAATTCCTGGATGCCAATACCGCTACTCCATACGTAGATACTACCATTATGGGTAATTTCTGGGGATTAGGCGGAAATCCGGATTATAACATGGACAACCATGCAGGTTATAGCAGCGATGTAAACCTTATTATCAATGCCGGCGGAGCACTGGGTGATTCTACCTGGCTTGAAGCCGGAGATGTTCCGATGGTTGGTTTCCACGTAGTTGGTGACCCATTTGCACCTTACACAGAAGGAATGGTAATTGTTCCAACTACCGGCGGTAATGTGGTTTATGTAAGTGGTACTTACGATGTTATTTTACGTTGTAACAACCCAACTTATGGTAATAACAATGCCATTTTCTCCAACCCTCCTTTCATCGATCCGTATACAGTAAAAGCTAACACCATGAACAATGGTTTGGAAGGATTGTTTCCATTTAACCTAAACAACCCTGCATCACAAGCTGGTCCATGGGAATGGTGGGATCCTAACAATGCAGTTGCCAAATGGGGACAAACCGTAGTTGACAATGCTTTGGCTACTAACCCTGATATGTCTAAAAACAAAGCAACTGCCTACATCGATACCATTTTTGGCTATTCAATTCCTCGTGTAGTTCGTGTATTTGGCCTTG
Encoded proteins:
- a CDS encoding DNA polymerase III subunit delta; the encoded protein is MQFSQIPGRDETKAKLIHNAQQGRISHALMFAGAEGSGNLAMAWAFAQYLFCSNRSDTDSCGECPACIKVSKLGHPDLHWAFPVVNSEDIKKATSNDYLLHWRTLLQSNPYIRLYDWMETLELENRQLEIRAEESSEIIRKLSLKAYEGGNRVVIIWLPEKMNASSSNRLLKILEEPPPGVVFILVSEALDSILPTILSRVQLVKIMAPSTAEIETFLIENFGINPQSAADASILSEGNMAKAIHAVKDKEVDPHFDNFINWMRLSYVPNIPELLDWIDGTAKSGRENQKNFLQYSIEAVRKCLLLNFRINSLVALSETERQNTFMQRFPDRIHGGNVQRLIELLSDAMYHIERNGNPKVIFLDTSLKISEQLKMPVR
- a CDS encoding T9SS type A sorting domain-containing protein, whose translation is MKKKLLVLGTMMIATFSSLLAQTRYCDEVFSGVSVTDSVVYATNKIYFPFPTGIPPQGDLYMELYQPVGDTATARPLAIVLHTGSFLPQPYNQGVTGSRKDSNIVETCKRFARRGFVAAAVSYRLGWNPLTSDQDVRTSTLLKAVYRAVQDVRSSVRYFRKDAATSNNYKIDPNKIIIMGYGSGGYIALASATLDKWEEVTLPKFLDANTATPYVDTTIMGNFWGLGGNPDYNMDNHAGYSSDVNLIINAGGALGDSTWLEAGDVPMVGFHVVGDPFAPYTEGMVIVPTTGGNVVYVSGTYDVILRCNNPTYGNNNAIFSNPPFIDPYTVKANTMNNGLEGLFPFNLNNPASQAGPWEWWDPNNAVAKWGQTVVDNALATNPDMSKNKATAYIDTIFGYSIPRVVRVFGLENCPGTVGIAETNAKTTTKIFPNPTAETVQTSTAAGQGNITEVFIYDNTGRLVKQVNNLRNQEYSLNVKDLPKGVYQMKVNTTMGESNHKLVIE
- a CDS encoding LytTR family transcriptional regulator; this encodes MKTLNTQFEGTVANFGDSLMFRANYQSVVVPTEDILYIQALADYVIIKTAQAKHITLATMKDMANLLQGRGFIRTHRSYIVNIDHIQKFKGSTVVLDNESSKIAIPVGRAFKKEFRQSMAA